In one Arachis duranensis cultivar V14167 chromosome 9, aradu.V14167.gnm2.J7QH, whole genome shotgun sequence genomic region, the following are encoded:
- the LOC107467886 gene encoding protein HSH49 isoform X1 has translation MSGNTNCTVYIGNLDERVTDRVLYDILIQAGRVVDLHIPKDKESEKPKGFAFAEYETEEIADYAVKLFSGLVTLYNRTLKFASTKKQISGRDKTPNGSAGVTPTSNSSQRSRPYPVPFNNSESDKLSAHDRFSDYAAPRRRVTDLPSGHGSYNSGHDFEFSRRAFGATLDSISGSRSRR, from the exons ATGTCTGGCAATACTAATTGCACTGTTTACATAG GTAATCTGGATGAGAGGGTAACAGACAGAGTCTTGTATGATATTTTAATTCAAGCAGGACGAGTGGTAGATTTACATATTCCTAAAGATAAGGAATCAGAAAAACCTAAGGGCTTTGCCTTTGCAGAATATGAAACTGAGGAGATTGCGGATTATGCTGTCAAGCTTTTCTCAGGCCTTGTAACACTCTACAACAGAACACTGAAGTTTGCG TCTACTAAAAAACAGATATCTGGGAGAGACAAAACCCCTAACGGTTCTGCCGGAGTTACACCAACATCAAATTCGTCTCAAAGATCAAGGCCTTATCCAGTGCCGTTTAATAACTCAGAATCTGATAAGCTATCAGCACATGACCGTTTTTCGGATTATGCAG CTCCTCGTCGCCGAGTAACTGACCTACCTAGTGGGCATGGATCTTACAACAGTGGCCATGATTTTGAGTTCAGCCGTAGAGCTTTTGGGGCAACATTGGACAGCATAAGTGGTTCTAGGTCTCGCCGCTAG
- the LOC107467886 gene encoding spliceosome-associated protein 49 isoform X2: MSGNTNCTVYIGNLDERVTDRVLYDILIQAGRVVDLHIPKDKESEKPKGFAFAEYETEEIADYAVKLFSGLVTLYNRTLKFAISGRDKTPNGSAGVTPTSNSSQRSRPYPVPFNNSESDKLSAHDRFSDYAAPRRRVTDLPSGHGSYNSGHDFEFSRRAFGATLDSISGSRSRR, translated from the exons ATGTCTGGCAATACTAATTGCACTGTTTACATAG GTAATCTGGATGAGAGGGTAACAGACAGAGTCTTGTATGATATTTTAATTCAAGCAGGACGAGTGGTAGATTTACATATTCCTAAAGATAAGGAATCAGAAAAACCTAAGGGCTTTGCCTTTGCAGAATATGAAACTGAGGAGATTGCGGATTATGCTGTCAAGCTTTTCTCAGGCCTTGTAACACTCTACAACAGAACACTGAAGTTTGCG ATATCTGGGAGAGACAAAACCCCTAACGGTTCTGCCGGAGTTACACCAACATCAAATTCGTCTCAAAGATCAAGGCCTTATCCAGTGCCGTTTAATAACTCAGAATCTGATAAGCTATCAGCACATGACCGTTTTTCGGATTATGCAG CTCCTCGTCGCCGAGTAACTGACCTACCTAGTGGGCATGGATCTTACAACAGTGGCCATGATTTTGAGTTCAGCCGTAGAGCTTTTGGGGCAACATTGGACAGCATAAGTGGTTCTAGGTCTCGCCGCTAG